The following coding sequences are from one Malaciobacter pacificus window:
- a CDS encoding ABC transporter permease — translation MKNSIFLNFLFLLLSKHKSKHLAIFFISIIIVFLISSVMFISNSLKKEIFTTLNSQADFVIQKLNAGKVVNLPTSWLDKFSSINGVTKVQQRVYGQYHFKFADVNFMIVGIDLFEKNTNKDLQKLLNHLDISSFFETDSMIIGNGVKQIFDKYHYKDEFVFRLENLETKRVKIFKDLPKEFNLIANDIIIMDINLAKEILNINEDEATDIVLNVPNELEHQNIKTELILKEANIRIIPKEDIKKAYENMFNYKGGFFLTLFISVMFTFILILYQRYSMINSSDKKEIGILKAVGWSIKDIIKLKMLENLTVGIFAFLIGVILAFIFVFILNAPLLSNIFLGFQNIQNDVDFIPNIDFTTITMLFLFFIIPFISAVLIPVWKISVIDASESMR, via the coding sequence ATGAAAAATAGTATATTTTTAAATTTTTTATTTTTATTACTTAGTAAACATAAATCAAAACATCTAGCTATATTTTTTATATCTATTATTATTGTTTTTTTAATTAGTTCAGTTATGTTTATATCAAATAGTTTAAAAAAAGAGATTTTTACAACACTTAATTCACAAGCTGATTTTGTAATTCAAAAATTAAATGCAGGAAAAGTTGTAAATCTACCCACTTCTTGGTTAGATAAATTCTCTTCAATCAATGGAGTTACAAAAGTTCAACAAAGAGTTTATGGACAATACCATTTTAAATTTGCAGATGTTAATTTTATGATTGTTGGAATTGATTTATTTGAAAAAAACACAAATAAAGATTTACAAAAACTTTTAAATCATTTAGATATTTCATCTTTTTTTGAAACTGATTCTATGATAATTGGAAATGGTGTAAAACAAATATTTGATAAATATCATTATAAAGATGAGTTTGTTTTTAGACTTGAAAATTTAGAGACAAAAAGAGTAAAAATCTTTAAAGATTTACCAAAAGAGTTTAATCTAATAGCAAATGATATTATCATTATGGATATTAATTTAGCAAAAGAGATATTAAATATAAACGAAGATGAAGCAACTGATATAGTTTTAAATGTACCAAATGAATTAGAGCATCAAAATATAAAGACTGAGCTAATTTTAAAAGAAGCAAATATTAGAATTATACCAAAAGAGGATATTAAAAAAGCCTATGAAAATATGTTTAACTACAAAGGTGGTTTCTTTTTAACTTTGTTTATTAGTGTAATGTTTACATTTATTTTGATTTTATATCAAAGATACTCTATGATTAATTCAAGTGATAAAAAAGAGATTGGAATATTAAAAGCTGTTGGATGGAGTATAAAAGATATTATAAAACTTAAAATGTTAGAGAACTTAACTGTTGGTATTTTTGCATTTTTAATTGGTGTGATTTTAGCCTTTATATTTGTTTTTATTTTAAATGCACCACTTTTAAGTAATATTTTTTTAGGTTTTCAAAATATACAAAATGATGTAGATTTTATACCAAATATTGATTTTACAACTATTACAATGCTGTTTTTATTTTTTATTATTCCATTTATAAGTGCAGTATTAATTCCTGTTTGGAAAATAAGTGTTATTGATGCAAGTGAGAGTATGAGATGA
- the dksA gene encoding RNA polymerase-binding protein DksA: MPNKSQILELKETLLQRRESILSNINNSRNSIDEIKNQEINDELDYAELVSDSFTQGMIANHQIAELKQIDEAIKKIKDDTYGKCDMCGVNIPIGRLKAKPFAKFCTECREVYEKENKN, translated from the coding sequence ATGCCAAATAAAAGCCAAATATTAGAATTAAAAGAGACTTTACTTCAAAGAAGAGAGAGCATTCTATCTAACATCAATAATAGTAGGAATAGTATTGATGAGATTAAAAATCAAGAAATTAATGATGAGTTAGACTATGCAGAATTAGTTAGTGATTCTTTTACTCAAGGGATGATTGCTAATCATCAAATTGCTGAATTAAAGCAAATTGATGAAGCAATAAAAAAAATAAAAGATGATACATATGGAAAGTGTGATATGTGTGGAGTTAATATTCCTATTGGAAGACTAAAAGCTAAGCCATTCGCAAAATTTTGTACTGAGTGTAGAGAAGTTTATGAAAAAGAGAATAAAAATTGA
- a CDS encoding tRNA pseudouridine(13) synthase TruD has product MIERIYPNKKKLYFKFEQNEDDFFVEEQPITFSKKGSFLVLKIKKKNCDTWELIDRVAKYLRIYTNEIGYAGLKDKNATTIQYISIPKKYSKEIRNFRNKKIEVLDSYLHSSKLNIGDLKGNRFKINLYNVGFEELNHIQKLIKQISKKGMPNYFGYQRFGKDSSDNIEKAKELIHDDRLMKDRKVEKMLISAYQSTFFNEWLVERLNLDMENFKLLDGDIFYDIKNDKIFTPKSLNAKLIQDFENKYITPTGLLPGRKVFKATSEAGKIESKFDDAYIKEKGYRREAIVFPSDINCSYDKENKKCTLDFILPKGSYATVLIEYLANKNFNS; this is encoded by the coding sequence TTGATAGAGAGAATTTATCCAAATAAAAAGAAGCTATATTTTAAATTTGAACAAAATGAAGATGATTTCTTTGTTGAAGAGCAGCCTATTACTTTCTCAAAAAAAGGTAGTTTTTTAGTTTTAAAAATAAAAAAGAAAAACTGTGATACATGGGAATTAATTGACAGAGTTGCAAAATATTTAAGAATCTATACAAATGAGATAGGTTATGCAGGTTTAAAAGATAAAAATGCAACAACTATTCAATATATTTCAATTCCAAAAAAATACTCTAAAGAGATAAGAAATTTTAGGAATAAAAAGATTGAAGTTTTAGACTCTTATTTACATTCTAGTAAATTAAATATTGGAGATTTAAAAGGAAATAGATTTAAAATTAATCTTTATAATGTAGGCTTTGAAGAATTAAATCATATTCAAAAATTAATAAAACAAATTTCTAAAAAAGGTATGCCAAATTATTTTGGATATCAAAGGTTTGGTAAAGACTCAAGTGATAATATAGAAAAAGCTAAAGAGCTTATCCATGATGATAGATTAATGAAAGATAGAAAAGTAGAAAAGATGTTAATTTCTGCTTATCAAAGTACATTTTTTAATGAGTGGTTAGTTGAGAGATTAAATTTAGACATGGAAAACTTTAAACTTTTAGATGGAGATATTTTCTATGATATCAAAAATGATAAGATTTTTACTCCTAAATCTTTAAATGCAAAATTGATACAAGATTTTGAAAATAAATATATTACTCCTACAGGACTTCTTCCTGGAAGAAAAGTATTTAAAGCTACAAGTGAAGCTGGAAAGATTGAAAGTAAGTTTGATGATGCTTATATTAAAGAAAAAGGTTATAGAAGAGAAGCTATAGTTTTTCCATCTGATATTAATTGTAGTTATGATAAAGAAAATAAAAAATGTACTTTAGATTTTATTTTACCAAAAGGCTCTTACGCAACGGTTCTAATTGAATATTTAGCAAATAAGAATTTTAATAGCTAA
- a CDS encoding S41 family peptidase, which yields MKKLLLASSVALLLTQSLFAKEEIQEEQTRFESLSKLTKVIGTVEKYYVDDIKLQEIVDKALKGLMQELDAHSSFLDKKSSKEMSIQTKGEFGGLGITVGMRDGALTVISPIDDTPAFKAGIKSSDIILKIDDQATLNMTLDEAVSLMRGKPKTDITLTIVRKGTNEPLKIKITRDIIKIQSVFTKKIEDENLLYLRVSSFDTKVTDGLEKAIEENPKVDGIILDLRNNPGGLLSQAIGVVDLFVDKGVIVSQKGKDEDSEEKFEATSRSTMTKKPLVVLVNGGSASASEIVSGALQDHKRAIVIGQKTFGKGSVQAVLPIDNDRTENIKLTIAKYYLPSGRTIQATGVTPDIIAAAGKVTVEENNEFKIKEADLKKHLEGELEKVDHTKNEEKEVKNESKKIISKDEILEDNQLNTSIAILKSLIIMSK from the coding sequence ATGAAAAAACTATTATTAGCATCTTCAGTAGCATTATTATTAACTCAATCATTATTTGCAAAAGAAGAAATACAAGAAGAACAAACAAGATTTGAATCATTATCAAAATTAACAAAAGTTATCGGCACAGTTGAAAAGTACTACGTTGATGATATTAAGTTACAAGAGATTGTAGATAAAGCATTAAAGGGTTTAATGCAAGAGCTTGATGCTCACTCAAGTTTTTTAGATAAGAAATCATCAAAAGAGATGAGCATACAAACAAAGGGTGAATTTGGAGGTTTAGGAATCACAGTAGGAATGAGAGATGGGGCTTTAACAGTTATTTCTCCTATTGATGACACTCCAGCATTTAAAGCAGGAATTAAATCATCAGATATTATCTTAAAAATCGATGACCAAGCAACTTTAAATATGACTTTAGACGAAGCTGTATCTTTAATGAGAGGGAAACCTAAAACAGATATAACTTTGACAATTGTTAGAAAAGGTACTAATGAACCTTTAAAAATAAAAATTACAAGAGATATAATAAAAATTCAATCTGTATTCACTAAAAAGATTGAAGATGAGAATTTATTATATTTAAGAGTTTCTAGTTTTGATACTAAAGTAACAGATGGACTTGAGAAAGCTATAGAAGAAAACCCAAAAGTTGATGGGATTATTTTAGATTTAAGAAATAATCCAGGTGGTTTATTATCTCAAGCTATAGGAGTTGTAGATTTATTTGTTGATAAGGGTGTAATCGTTTCTCAAAAAGGAAAAGATGAAGATAGTGAAGAGAAATTTGAAGCTACTTCAAGATCAACAATGACTAAAAAACCATTAGTTGTTTTAGTAAATGGTGGTTCAGCTTCAGCTTCAGAAATTGTAAGTGGTGCCCTTCAAGATCACAAAAGAGCAATTGTTATAGGTCAAAAAACATTTGGTAAAGGTTCAGTTCAAGCTGTACTTCCAATAGATAATGATAGAACAGAAAATATCAAATTAACAATTGCAAAATACTATTTACCAAGTGGTAGAACTATCCAAGCAACGGGGGTTACTCCTGATATTATAGCAGCTGCTGGAAAAGTTACAGTTGAAGAAAATAATGAATTTAAAATAAAAGAAGCAGATCTTAAAAAGCATTTAGAAGGTGAACTTGAAAAAGTTGATCATACGAAAAATGAAGAAAAAGAAGTAAAAAACGAAAGTAAAAAAATAATAAGTAAAGATGAAATTTTAGAAGATAATCAATTAAATACTTCAATTGCAATCTTAAAAAGTTTGATTATAATGAGTAAATAA
- a CDS encoding phosphoribosylaminoimidazolesuccinocarboxamide synthase yields MNIEKIVELGLWPESKKTTTKKGVSELEDLGYNLFYIGKNADLYTCPGDEPKILLVRSDRCSVFDIPLNLEIEGKGVSQTAISNNGAKFAKDAGIKTAILDETIDSSLSIAPRCQFMELCKPLEAEIDGDLVQFEFIFRNYLTGSLFDACQNGNDPYGLELGSDLRQWHKFDNPIFTPTTKGVKDIPLNSQSVREKFPEVISSMEKLFKDFSSFALENGIIVVDTKFEIFVNSKGEWVLGDEVLTPESSRFISKEDFEAQNYISMDKQILRDFGKEQNWKEQAKSLAPGQKLEVNVPQEIKDKILSGYTTILNRLSK; encoded by the coding sequence ATGAATATAGAAAAAATTGTTGAACTTGGATTATGGCCAGAATCTAAAAAAACAACTACTAAAAAGGGTGTTTCAGAACTTGAAGATTTGGGTTATAATCTTTTTTATATAGGAAAAAATGCAGATCTTTACACTTGTCCTGGAGATGAGCCAAAAATTTTATTAGTTAGAAGTGATAGATGTTCTGTTTTTGATATTCCGTTAAATTTAGAAATTGAAGGAAAGGGTGTTTCTCAAACAGCAATTTCAAATAATGGAGCTAAATTTGCAAAAGATGCTGGGATTAAAACAGCTATATTGGATGAGACTATTGATTCATCTTTAAGTATTGCTCCAAGATGTCAGTTTATGGAATTATGTAAGCCTTTAGAAGCTGAAATTGATGGTGATTTAGTTCAATTTGAGTTTATATTTAGAAACTATTTAACGGGTTCATTATTTGATGCTTGTCAAAATGGAAATGATCCTTATGGATTAGAATTAGGTTCTGATTTAAGACAATGGCATAAATTTGATAATCCAATATTTACACCAACAACTAAAGGTGTAAAAGATATACCTCTAAATTCTCAAAGTGTAAGAGAAAAATTTCCTGAAGTAATTTCAAGTATGGAAAAGCTATTTAAAGATTTCTCTTCTTTTGCTTTAGAAAATGGAATAATTGTAGTTGATACTAAATTTGAAATTTTTGTTAATTCAAAGGGTGAATGGGTATTAGGAGATGAAGTTTTAACTCCTGAAAGTTCAAGATTTATTTCAAAAGAGGATTTTGAAGCTCAAAACTACATCTCTATGGATAAACAAATTTTAAGGGACTTTGGTAAAGAACAAAACTGGAAAGAGCAAGCTAAATCTTTAGCACCAGGTCAAAAGTTAGAGGTAAATGTACCACAAGAGATTAAAGATAAAATTTTAAGTGGTTACACAACAATTTTAAATAGATTAAGTAAATAA
- the purS gene encoding phosphoribosylformylglycinamidine synthase subunit PurS → MKAIVNVALKQGVLDDQGKATHHALDTLGFKDVVKDVRIGKQIILELNSTTESEAREEVVKMCEKLLANTVIEDYDIEIVG, encoded by the coding sequence ATGAAAGCAATAGTAAATGTAGCATTAAAACAAGGTGTTCTTGATGATCAAGGTAAAGCAACTCATCATGCTTTAGATACTTTAGGTTTTAAAGATGTAGTTAAAGATGTAAGAATCGGTAAACAAATTATCTTAGAACTTAACTCAACTACTGAATCAGAAGCAAGAGAAGAAGTTGTAAAAATGTGCGAAAAGTTATTAGCTAATACAGTTATCGAAGATTACGATATAGAAATAGTAGGTTAA
- the purQ gene encoding phosphoribosylformylglycinamidine synthase I has product MKISVLQFPGTNCEYDTKYAFEKIGADVEIIWHKDKSIPADTDLLVIPGGFSYGDYLRSGAIARFANVMNSVQEYAANGGKVLGICNGFQILLEAGLLPGAMKRNDSLHFISKYNHLKVISNDNTFLSLMKKDEVVNIPVAHHDGNYFIDNKGLRELEENDQILLKYCDENGELENLNGSVANIAGICNSERNVFGLMPHPERAMEELLGCDDGVRMLKGFLQ; this is encoded by the coding sequence ATGAAAATTTCAGTATTACAATTTCCTGGAACAAACTGTGAATATGATACAAAGTATGCATTTGAAAAAATTGGTGCTGATGTTGAAATAATTTGGCATAAAGATAAAAGTATTCCAGCAGATACTGACCTTTTAGTAATTCCTGGTGGATTTTCATACGGAGATTATTTAAGAAGTGGTGCAATTGCAAGGTTTGCAAATGTTATGAATTCTGTTCAAGAATATGCTGCTAATGGTGGTAAGGTTCTAGGTATTTGTAATGGATTTCAGATTTTGTTAGAAGCAGGTTTATTACCTGGTGCCATGAAAAGAAATGATTCTTTACATTTTATATCTAAATATAATCACTTAAAAGTAATTTCAAATGATAATACATTTTTATCTTTAATGAAAAAAGATGAAGTTGTTAATATTCCAGTTGCACACCACGATGGAAACTACTTTATAGATAATAAAGGATTAAGAGAGTTAGAAGAAAATGATCAAATTCTTTTAAAATATTGTGATGAAAATGGAGAGTTAGAGAACTTAAATGGTTCAGTTGCAAATATTGCAGGTATTTGTAATAGTGAACGAAATGTTTTTGGTTTAATGCCTCATCCAGAAAGAGCAATGGAAGAACTTTTAGGTTGTGATGATGGTGTTAGAATGCTTAAAGGTTTTTTACAATAA
- a CDS encoding lysophospholipid acyltransferase family protein, translating into MARIRGIILFIQFSITVAITVVAMYLFRNHTHKVIKLWMKFQMKVLGIDLQIEGKLDESCDMVIMNHQSLLDIIVMEYIHSRDLAWVAKKEITDLFFFGHIIKAPRMISIDRENKAGIITLLKETKDRLDKGRPIAMFPEGTRSDGTKMLSFKAGAKMVANKHKLKVQPAILFNTRNIVDSKALKASPGVVKVVFLDPVQADKSTDWFEQTEIKMNEAFNKEYKNYVS; encoded by the coding sequence TTGGCAAGAATTAGAGGAATTATACTTTTCATACAATTTTCAATTACTGTTGCAATTACAGTAGTTGCAATGTATTTATTTAGAAATCATACACATAAAGTAATAAAACTTTGGATGAAATTTCAAATGAAAGTTTTGGGAATTGATCTTCAAATCGAGGGTAAATTAGATGAGTCATGTGATATGGTTATAATGAATCATCAATCTTTATTAGATATTATTGTTATGGAGTATATTCACTCAAGAGATTTAGCTTGGGTTGCAAAAAAAGAGATAACAGACTTATTCTTTTTTGGTCATATTATTAAAGCCCCAAGAATGATTAGTATTGATAGAGAAAATAAAGCTGGAATTATTACACTTTTAAAAGAGACTAAGGATAGATTAGACAAAGGTAGACCAATTGCAATGTTCCCTGAAGGAACGAGAAGTGATGGTACAAAGATGCTAAGCTTTAAAGCAGGGGCAAAAATGGTTGCAAATAAGCATAAACTAAAAGTACAACCAGCAATTTTATTTAATACTAGGAATATTGTTGATTCAAAAGCACTAAAAGCAAGTCCTGGTGTTGTAAAAGTTGTATTTTTAGACCCTGTTCAAGCTGATAAATCAACAGATTGGTTTGAGCAAACAGAGATTAAAATGAACGAAGCTTTTAATAAAGAATATAAAAACTATGTCTCTTAG
- a CDS encoding fluoride efflux transporter FluC, translating to MSLSWQTILAIGLGGFLGAIARAYSVHITNKYIPLEFPIGILLVNVIGSFIIGMLFAYFSHVSVEDTTKAFLTTGFLGALTTYSTFAIESYLLFGTSIYLAISNMALNLFGTVLAAGTGYKLIQFFIR from the coding sequence ATGTCTCTTAGCTGGCAAACTATTCTAGCAATTGGTCTTGGAGGATTTTTAGGAGCAATTGCAAGAGCATATAGTGTTCATATTACAAATAAATATATCCCATTAGAATTTCCAATAGGTATTTTATTAGTAAATGTTATAGGTTCATTTATTATTGGTATGTTGTTTGCTTATTTTTCTCATGTTAGTGTGGAAGATACTACAAAAGCTTTTTTAACTACAGGTTTTTTAGGTGCACTAACAACTTACTCAACTTTTGCAATAGAGTCATATCTATTATTTGGAACTTCTATTTATTTAGCAATTTCAAATATGGCTTTAAATCTATTTGGTACAGTATTAGCAGCTGGCACTGGATATAAACTTATTCAATTTTTTATAAGATAA
- a CDS encoding Sec-independent protein translocase subunit TatA/TatB: protein MGMPGGMEWILIALVVLLLFGGKKIPELAKGLGSGIKNFKKAVKDDEDEVAENKKAEELDKKTEATTSEKNDTKTV from the coding sequence ATGGGTATGCCAGGTGGTATGGAATGGATTTTAATTGCATTAGTGGTGTTATTACTATTTGGTGGTAAGAAAATACCAGAATTAGCAAAAGGTTTAGGTTCTGGAATCAAGAACTTTAAAAAAGCAGTTAAAGATGATGAAGATGAAGTTGCAGAAAACAAAAAAGCTGAAGAGTTAGATAAAAAAACTGAAGCTACAACTTCTGAAAAAAACGATACAAAAACAGTATAA
- the argS gene encoding arginine--tRNA ligase translates to MQNLVKNYIEKILETSVVLEKPKDVSLGHYATPIAFSLAKEFRKSPMVIAEELAKKFEESSMFEKVEAVKGFINFKLSNKFLEELVDESLKNEADFAKGETKEEKILLEYVSANPTGPLHIGHARGAINGDAIARVGRHLGFDITTEYYINDAGAQMDLLGLSVSLAAREFILGEDVQYPETYYRGEYLIDIAKVVIDKFGKEIIYDESKFKEIAFFAKDIVMDIIVKDLKDLGVEFDNFVSEKSLYDKWDEIRTILEENGSLYEKDDKVYLKSTQYGDDSDRVVVRDNGIPTYLAGDIIYHKNKYDRPYDKYINIWGADHHGYIARVKAAIKFCGNDSGKLEVLLSQMVQLLKGGEPYKMSKRAGNVILMSDITEEIGADALRFIFLTRKSDTHLEFDIDMLKNQDSSNPIFYINYAHARINQVFNKAELSQNDVLNESFENLNQDGLNLVYESLLLQSVLNEAFTKREMQKITDYLYSLASSVHKFYNEYKIIGSDEQNRHLKVLSMAALSIRTGLNILGIKAKEVM, encoded by the coding sequence TTGCAAAATTTAGTTAAAAATTATATTGAAAAAATATTAGAAACTAGTGTAGTTTTAGAAAAACCAAAAGATGTATCTTTAGGACACTACGCGACTCCTATTGCTTTTTCACTTGCAAAAGAGTTTAGAAAATCTCCAATGGTTATTGCTGAAGAATTAGCAAAAAAATTTGAAGAGTCATCAATGTTTGAAAAAGTTGAAGCTGTAAAAGGGTTCATTAATTTTAAACTATCAAATAAGTTTTTAGAAGAATTAGTTGATGAGTCTTTAAAAAATGAAGCTGATTTTGCAAAAGGTGAAACAAAAGAAGAAAAAATTCTTTTAGAGTATGTTTCAGCTAATCCTACAGGTCCTTTACATATTGGACATGCAAGAGGTGCAATCAATGGTGATGCAATAGCTAGAGTTGGTAGACATTTAGGTTTTGATATTACAACTGAGTATTATATTAATGATGCTGGTGCTCAAATGGATTTACTAGGACTTTCTGTATCACTTGCTGCAAGAGAGTTTATTTTAGGTGAAGATGTACAATATCCAGAAACTTATTATAGAGGTGAATATTTAATTGATATTGCTAAAGTGGTAATTGATAAGTTTGGTAAAGAAATTATCTATGATGAATCAAAATTTAAAGAGATAGCATTTTTTGCAAAAGATATTGTTATGGATATCATTGTAAAAGATTTAAAAGATTTAGGTGTAGAGTTTGATAACTTTGTGTCTGAAAAGTCTTTATATGATAAATGGGATGAAATCAGAACTATTTTAGAAGAAAATGGTTCTTTATATGAAAAAGATGATAAGGTTTATCTAAAATCTACTCAGTATGGAGATGATTCTGATAGAGTTGTTGTAAGAGATAATGGAATCCCAACTTATTTAGCAGGTGATATTATATATCACAAAAATAAATATGATAGACCATATGATAAATATATAAATATTTGGGGTGCAGACCACCATGGATATATTGCAAGAGTTAAAGCTGCAATTAAATTTTGTGGAAATGATTCAGGTAAATTAGAAGTTCTTTTATCTCAGATGGTACAACTACTAAAAGGTGGTGAACCATATAAAATGAGTAAAAGAGCTGGTAATGTTATTTTAATGTCAGATATTACAGAAGAAATAGGTGCAGATGCATTAAGATTTATTTTCTTAACAAGAAAGAGTGATACTCACTTAGAATTTGATATTGATATGTTAAAAAATCAAGACTCTTCAAATCCAATATTTTATATTAATTATGCACATGCAAGAATTAATCAAGTATTTAATAAAGCTGAATTATCTCAAAATGATGTATTAAATGAAAGTTTTGAAAACTTAAATCAAGATGGTTTAAACTTAGTATATGAATCATTATTATTACAATCAGTTTTAAATGAAGCATTTACAAAAAGAGAGATGCAAAAAATTACTGACTATTTATATTCATTAGCATCATCAGTTCATAAATTCTACAATGAATATAAAATCATTGGAAGTGATGAACAAAATAGACATCTAAAAGTTTTAAGTATGGCTGCACTTAGTATTAGAACAGGATTAAATATTTTAGGAATAAAAGCTAAGGAGGTAATGTAA
- the rsfS gene encoding ribosome silencing factor, with translation MDKRIEKIRDILDEKKAENIEIIDLKEKDYIVDYVVIATTLNAKHGIALLTYLKNDLKPLGEEFIRVEEDDNWTICDLGDVFIHLMSEGHREKYSLEEFLSELDNRA, from the coding sequence TTGGATAAAAGAATAGAAAAAATTAGAGATATTCTAGATGAAAAAAAAGCAGAGAATATTGAGATAATTGATTTAAAAGAAAAAGACTATATTGTTGATTATGTAGTTATTGCTACAACATTAAACGCAAAACATGGTATTGCACTTTTAACTTATTTAAAAAACGATTTAAAACCACTTGGTGAAGAGTTTATTAGAGTTGAAGAAGATGATAACTGGACAATTTGTGATTTAGGTGATGTATTTATTCACTTAATGAGTGAAGGTCATAGAGAAAAATACTCACTAGAAGAGTTCTTAAGTGAGTTAGATAACAGAGCATAA
- the nadD gene encoding nicotinate (nicotinamide) nucleotide adenylyltransferase, producing the protein MHIAIFGGSFDPIHLAHVAIVNNALEKLKIDKFFVVPTYLNPFKNSFKIEPKTRYELLKKVFKNFSNVQICDYEINKNRPTYSIETVKYLKEKYKASKIYFIIGADNIESLDKWHSIEELKSLVEFVVATRSGYDLQKCSEYQTLNIDINISSSQLREKLDLNYIPNEIKKEILDLEN; encoded by the coding sequence GTGCATATAGCGATATTTGGTGGCAGTTTTGACCCTATTCATTTAGCACATGTTGCTATTGTAAATAATGCACTAGAAAAACTAAAAATTGATAAATTTTTTGTAGTTCCTACATACTTAAACCCTTTTAAAAATAGTTTTAAAATTGAACCAAAAACTAGATATGAACTTTTAAAAAAAGTTTTTAAAAATTTTTCAAATGTTCAAATATGCGACTATGAAATCAACAAAAATAGACCAACGTACTCTATTGAGACAGTTAAATATCTAAAAGAGAAATATAAGGCATCAAAAATATATTTTATTATAGGTGCAGATAATATAGAATCTTTAGATAAGTGGCATAGTATTGAGGAGCTTAAATCATTAGTTGAGTTTGTTGTTGCAACTAGAAGTGGTTATGATTTACAAAAATGTAGTGAATATCAAACACTCAATATAGATATAAATATTAGTTCTTCTCAATTAAGGGAAAAACTAGATTTAAACTATATTCCAAATGAGATAAAAAAAGAGATTTTAGATCTTGAAAACTAA